GCACCGGCGAAGAGCAGCAGCGGGATGGCGGTCAACGCGCCCGCGAGCACCAGCAGCGCCGTGTGCCCGGTCGAGACGTGGCCGAACGTGGCGCCACCGGTGGCGCCGAGCCAGCCGAGGAAGACCAGCGCGGGCAGCGACAGCACGGCCGACTCGACGAACAGACCCTCCGCAGCGGGCAGGGCGAGGCGCTTCTTCGCCAGGCTGTAGCCGCCGAAGGTGAACGCCAGGACCAGTGCGAGGTACGGCGGCCGGCCGTAGTCGACGGTGAGCACGGCCACCGCCAGCGCGCCCACGCCCAGCGCGGCCCACTGCGCCGGGCGCAGCCGCTCGCGGAGCACCAGCACCCCGAGCAGCACCACCACCAGCGGGTTGATGAAGTACCCGAGGGCGGTCTCCACCACCCGGTCGGAGTTGACGCCGTAGATATAGGTGAACCAGTTGACCGCGATCAGCGCGGCGGCGGCGCCGATCCCCGCCAGTGCCCGCGGCCGGCGCAGCAGGGCCCGCAGGAGGCCGATGTTGCGCATCGCGGCGAGCAGCAGGGCGACGAACGCGACGGACCAGACCACCCGGTGGGCAAGGATCTCCAGCGGGCCGGCCGGGCGCAGCAGCTTGAAGTAGAGCGGAAAGAAGCCCCACAGCAGGTACGCGCCGAGTCCGTACAGATATCCGAGGCGCAGTGGCGTCACGCCTTCACCGTAAGGGGCTAACGCGCCTGTTGCTCCTTGCTGGTGAGCGGGCTCACGGCCAGGTCACGGCGGTCGAGTTCCATCCACCGGTCGGCGAGCACGCCGGCGAAGCCGATCTTCGCGTACAGCGCGTGGGCGTCGTTGGTGGCCAGCAGGATGCGGCGTACGCCCAGCTCGGCCAGGTGGTCGCGGACCGCAGCCGCCAGCCAGGTGCCCAGCCCACGACCTCGCTCGGCGCGGTCGACATAGACGTCGCAGAGATAGCCGAAGGTTGCCCGGTCGGTGATCACCCGGGCGACGGCGACCTGCCGGCCGTCCGTCGGCCGGTACGCGCCGAACCCGATCGAACCGGCGAACCCGCGCGCGACCGTGTCGCGGTCACGCCCGAGGGCCCAGTACGCGTCCGTGGAGAGCCAGGTGTGCACCAGGTCCAGATCGAGCCGAGCGGCGTCCGTACTGATCGTGTAACCGTCGTCGCGGGTCAGGGTGAACATCCCGGTGACACTAGCGCGGCCGCAGGGTCCGTCTCCCGGGATGTGCCGGCGCTGCGTGACCTGCGGACCCCGGGCGGTCGCCGATGTGCGGTGACGCCCGGGGTCGCGGCGGCGGTGGGGAGGTGCCGGTGGTCAGTCGCGGTCGAGGATGGCGCCGAGGATCCAGGTGACGATGCCGACGAAGAGCGCGCCCAGCACCGCGGCCGGCCAGAAGCCGTCGACGTCGAAGGGCAGCCCCACCTGGTCCGCGATCCAGCCGGTGAGCAGGAACAGCAGGCCGTTCACCACCAGCGCGATCAGCCCGAGGGTGAGCAGGTAGAAGGCACAGCCGACGGTCTTGATGATCGGCTGGAGCACCGCGTTGACCACGCCGAAGATGACCGCCACGAGGAGCAGCGTCAGCACCGTCTCGGTGACCGAGTCCGCGTCGAGAGAGATGCCGGGGATGACCAGCGTGGCGAGCCAGAAGGCCACCGCCGTGGCGCCCACCCTGATCAGGAGACCCTTCAGAAAACCCATGGCGGGCATGCTGCCACGCCGGACGCGTGGGCGGAACCCGATCATCCGGCACGACCTGGCCGTCACCCCACCGCAGTGACCCACAGTTGCCCGCATTGTCCACAGGAGAGTGGGGAGGGGTAGCAGAACCGCGATCGTGTCGCTACTGTCAGCGACGAGTTCTCATTGGCCCGTCCCGCGTCGTGCTCGCCCTCCGGCGTCGCGGGTGGTGCGTTCACCGCAGGGTCAGCCACGATCGAGGAGACGAGGTGACGTCCGGGGTGTCCCAGACCCAGGCAGAGGCCGCGGTGATGCAGCAGACCGCGGCGAAGTTCGAGCAGACGGACCAGTCGTTGCAGTCGATGCTGAGCGGGTTGTTGGCCCAACTGGAGGTCCTTCAACAGGCCTGGCGTGGGGCTGGCGGGCGCTCGTTCGAGCAGGTCAAACAGCAGTGGGCGCAGGATCAGGCGAGTCTTCAGCAGGCGCTGCGGGAGACGGCGGGCGCGATCCGCACCGCGGGCACGCAGTACGACGCGTCGGACACGGAGGCGGCCGGCCGGATGGCCGCCACCAACCGCGGCGGGATCCAGCTGCCGCTCTAGGCCACGACCCAGGGGGAAGAATCCGATGGAGCACGGTGTGCTGGTCGTCAACTTCGCCGCGTTGCAACAGGCCAGCGCGGACATCCAGCGGGCGTTGAACACGCTCGACTCACAGCTCGGCCAGTTGGAGCGCGATGCGGCGCCGTTGGTCGCCAGCTGGTCCGGCGAGGCCCAGCAGGCTTACGAGCAACGCCAGGCGCGGTGGCGGAACGCCTCGCGGGATCTCCAGGCGATGCTGCGAGACATCAAGCTCGCGGTGGACGAGTCCGCGGCCGACTATCTCGACACGGAGAAGCGGAACGCCGGCCTCTTCCGGTGAACCCTTCTCGGCGGGTCTCCCGACCAGGGGTGACGCCGGTCCTACCGGGGCCGGCGTCACGCACTCGCGGTGCTCAATCCGAATCGGCTGGGCGCCAGCGGCGTCGGGCCCCACGGGGCACGACCAACGCCGTCACCGCGACGGCGGCCACCACCAGCAGCCCGACGGTGGCCAGCAGCAGTGCGCGTTCCCGGGCGGTGGCCCGGCGGTCCTGGCGCGCCAGCAGCGCCGGATCGGGCCGGTCATCCGCCAGCGCGGTCACCGGTTGCGAGCGCCGCGACGGACCGCCGCCGGCCTCGGTGACGGCCCGGTACGGGTTGAGCACCCCCGCACCGTGTCCACCGCCGGGGGCCGGGTCGGCGGTGCTGACGATCCGCCGGGCCACCTCGGCCGCGGTGAGGTCGGGGCGGTACTGGCGGAGCAGGACGGCGGTGGCGGCGACGAAGGGCACGGCGTAACTGGTCCCCTCGGCCCGATGGTGGCCCTGCCCGGGCGCGGCGATCAGCACATCGGTGCCGGGCGCGACCAGGTCCACGTGGGCGCCGGTCTGGGAGAAGTCGGCCCGCACCCCGTCCGCGCCGATCGCGCCGACCCCGAGCACCCCGTCGTACGCCGCAGGGTAGGGGAGCGGGTTGCCGTTGCCGTGCAGGTTGCCGGCGGCCGCCACCACGACCACGTCCCGACTGAGCGCGTAGGCGACCGCCGCACGGACCGCCGGATGGTCGGCGTACAGCACGACGGAGAGGTTGACCACGGCGGCGCCATGGTCGACCGCCCACCGGATCGCCCGGCCGAAGTCCTCCGGCGGGACCGAGCGTTCCGTCCCACGACCGTCCACGACCTGCTGCTCGCTGACCCGGACCGGCAGGATCCGAGCCTTCGGCGCCAGCCCACGGAAGGCGATGCCGTCGCGCGGTGCCGCGGCGATGATGCTCGCCACGCCGGTGCCGTGGCCGACGCAGTCGAGCCTGCCGTCACCGCCCGGGTCGAGCAGATCGGTGCCGGCGAGCACCCGGCCGGCGAGCTGGGGGTGGCGCGGGTCCACGCCCGAGTCGACCACCGCCACGGTCACCCCCGCCCCGGAGGCCAGCGGCGCGAGTCGTTCCGGCGCGTACCGCTGCTGCGGCCAGGGGGCGGCGGACACCGACCGGACCGGTACCGGTGGTGACGCGCAGGTCGGCGCGGCCCCGGCCGGCGCGGCGAACACCGCCGCCGTCGGCTCGGCCAGCAGGGCCGCGACCACCGGCCCGAGGGTCGCGAGAACAGGACGCGGGGCGCACCGGAACATCGACCGCCTCCGTATCGTGTCGACACCGGAACGGGATGTTATCGCTTCGCGACGCACCGGGCGGACCACCGCCCGCCTGGCATTGTGATCCTGTGGTCACCTTGTAGGTTGTAGGCGATACCGATGGCCTGTGCCGGGAGGAGGGGTGGCCGTGACCGACTGGGAGCCGGCCACCGAGGCCGAGGCGGCGCTGCGGGACGCGCTGCGCGGCAGCGACCAGCAGCTTTACTTCCGGATCCTCGCCAGCATCGAGCTGCTGCTGCCCGTCTCCGCGCAGGCGGCGGCGGGGCGGGCACCGGTCGGCTGGGGCACCTGGACCACCGGCGGTCGCACGCATGTGTTGGCATTCACCTCCGCCGAGGCGATGCGTGCCTGTCTCGGCGAGCACGCCGGGCCCAGCCGGCGCACCGGCTACGCGGAGCTGGCCGCGGGCTGGCCGAACCACGAGTGGTGGCTGGCGGTCAACCCGGGCCTGCCCGTCGAGGGCTACCTACCCGCCTGGTACGTCTCCCAACTGTCCCGTGGCGACGTCCGGCTACCGGGGCGCACCGCGGGCGCCCGCGCCCGGCTGGAACGCGTCGAGGCGTTGAACCGGTCGCGCGAGGTGGGCCTGGGCGTGCCGCCGCCCGCCGCGCCGACCCCGCCCGCCGCACCGCCGCCGGTTCCGCCCGTCCCGGCGGCCACCGTGGCGCCCGAGCCGAGACCGCCCGGTCTCCGTCCGGGCCGACCGGCCGCGCCCGCGCCGGCGCCACCGGTGGTGCCTGCTGCCTTCCATCTTCCCGAGGTGCCGGCGGTGACGCCGGGTGCGGTCGGCGGACCGCACCGGCAGCCGCCCCTCAGCCGGGCACCCGGTCACCCCGCCCCCGCGGTCCCGGACAGCGTGCCGAGCAGCGATGGGAGTCGGCCTGGCGCCGACGTCGGCCGGCCGGCCGGTCGTGGCGGTCTGCCGCCCCGGCGCCCGGTGCCGGGGCGAGGCGACGAACCACCCGCTCCCGGTCAGGGGTGGCCGATGACGCCGGAGCGGTCCCGTCCGCCCGCCAACGGTCGTCCCGCTGAATCCGGCGGCGAGCAGACGGGCCATCGGTCCTTCTTCGAACCGGCGGCCGGTCGGTCCGCCCGTGGTGCGGACCGTTCCGCCGAGCGGGCCGCGCCGCCGTCCCGGTTTCCGGGCGGTCAGCCGTTTCCCCGACGAGGGTCGGCGGGCGGGCCGGCGTCCGAGGGTCAGCCCCGCGCCTTCGTCTTCACCGAGAACGACCAGTCCACGGCCCGACCGGAGCCGGGTGCGGAGGCGCACCCGCCGCTGCCGCCACCCGACGGGTCGGCCCGGCCACTGCGGGTGAGCACTCCCGCCGGTTGGGCGGCGCCCGACGGCGGTAACCCCACGGCCGGGGGCGGCGAGGCGGCCCCGGGGCTGCCGGTTCGCCGGCCGACGGACGGTGCGGAGGAGGAACCGTCGCCGTCGGTGGCGGAAACACTCTCCGAACCTCCCACGCCGCGCCGTGGCTTCACGCCGATCGTCATCGAGGGCACCATCATCGAGGCCCGTGACCTCACCCTGGCCAACGGCGCCGCACAGCGCCCGCAGCAACCGGGCGGGGAGACGACGGCCCACGGGCCCGGCGGCACCGCCACGCGGGCGGGTGTACCTCCGCTGCATCCGGCGCCGGAGGGCACCGGGGCCGCCGCCGACCCGCGCGTCGAGCCGGCACCCGGGCCGACGTCGGAGCCGACGGTACGGATCCCGACGGCCGGATCCGCGCCCACGGCCGAGTCCGCACCGACCGTGGCGGCGCAGACGGCCGCGCCGTCGGTGGCAGCGCGGACGGCTGAGCCGTCGGTGGCAGCGCGGACGGCCCGAGCCGAGCCGACCGTCCCGTTCCCGACCGCGATACCTGAGCCCACCGTTCCGGTCGCGACCGCGGCACCGGAGCCGACGATCCCGCTCCGGGCCGCAGCGCCCGAGCCCACCGTCGCGGTCCGGACGGTGACGGCGGAACCGGCGACCGCCCCCGGCGCCCCCTCCGGCGTCCCGCCGGCCGGAACGGCCGAGGCAACCACGCCGACGGCACCTTCCGCGTCGGCCGAGCCAACCACGCCGACGGCAGCCCCCGCGCCGGCCGGGACGACCACGCCGCCCACCGCCGGGGCGCCGGAGGCTCCCCTGCCCTCGGCGCCGGTGTCGTCCGGGCGCGCGCCGTCCAGCGCGGCAACCGCCGCCCCGGCCGCCGCCCCGCCCTTCGAACCCGCCAACGGCGTGGAGGAGGACCTGCTCGGCGCGGCGGACGCCGGGAACACGGACACCTTCCTCTCCACGTTGCTGCTGGCCCGGGTCCTCATGCCGGTCGCGGCGGACTCCGCCCCGGGCAGCCGGCCCGGCGACCCGGGGTTCGTCTGGCCGACCGTCGACCTGGACGGCCAGACCTTCGTGGTGGTCTTCACCTCACCGCAGCGTCTCGCCGACCACACCGATCCGGCCGCCGAGACGGTTCAGGTCCGGTTCGTCCAGCTGATCCGCCGCTGGCCGGACACCTCGTGGTGGTTCGCCGTGAACCCCGGCACCCCCGTCGGGGCGAAGCTGCCCGGCGAGCAGATTGTCGGGCTGGCCAACTGGGCGGCCGAACTCGGCCTCGGCGACGAGACCGAGGGCGAACCCGAGCCGCCGGCCGAGGCGACCGCACCGGCGAGCAGCCCACGGAAGGCGGGACCGGCGGCCGACCCGGCGCGGCCGATCGTGATGCAGAAGGCGATCGCACCCAGCCAGCTCGGCTACTACCTGGAACGGGGCTACGACCGGGTCTCCGGGTTCGTCCACCGGGCCAGCGAGCTGGCGCATCTCACCACGCCGGCCACGCTGTACCAGGCGCTCGGCCTCAGCCACCCGCAGTCGCCCTTCGCACCGGACGCCGAGCAGATCTACGTGCTCAGGTGGCCGGCGTACCGGCCGAGCCTCTACCGGATCCCGTACGGGGGGCAGAGCGAGGCGGCCATGCGGGCCATGGAGGGCTGGGTCATCGAACGACCACCGTTCCGGGGCAACGGCTTCGCACCCGGGGAGAGCAGCGACGTGCTCGCCGAGTTCAAGGTGGACAGCGTCCGGCTGCCGCACGGCGCGCAACTGCTCTGCCTCGACGCGGCCGGCACCGAGCGACTGGTCGCCGTCCTCGACGCGGACACGCTCTCGTGGCGTGAGGTCGGTGAGCGATGATGCGGGACGGCTACGTGGCCCGCTGGCGTGGGCGGGAGTACCAGGCCAGCCCGGACGGCGGCGAGATCCGGCTCTACCAGCCGGAGGCGGGCGACGGCTTCGCCGAGGTGCGTCCCGGGCGGCACGTCCGGGTCGTCCCGGCCGCCGAGGTCGAGGAGCTGGCGTACGTGCGGACGACCTGCACCTGGAAGGGGCAGCCGTTCATCGTGCTGGCCGAGCACGAGGGATGGCTGCGGGTCGAGTACACCGGCGGGCGCTGGCCGGTCGCGCAGGCGATGCGGCTGGAGGCCTTCGACTTCGGCGTCTACCAGGGATGGGCACCCGCCGGCGAGGTCACCGACGTACGCGAGCAGCGGGTCTGAGGCCCACCCGACCGGTCACGACTTCGCCCAGCGGAGGATCTCGCCCAGCACCAGTTCCGGTGTCTCCAGGTGCGGGAAGTGCCCGACCCCGTCGAGCAGTCGCCACTCGTACGGTGCGCTGACGTAGCGGCCCGAGCCCTGGGCGGTACGCGGCAACGAGGCCAGGTCCAGCGCGCCGTGCAGCTGCAGGGTGGGCGCGGCCAGCGGGCGCTGCATCAACTTGACGAACCGGTAGCCATGCAGCCGCAGCACCGACCGGAACGCCCACCGGTAGCCCTCCAGCGCGCAGAACGCGGCCTGCGGGATCCGCATCGCCTCCCGATAGCGCCGGGCGTAGCCGGCAAAGTCCGAGCCGGAGACCCAGCGGTCACCGCCCCAGCGGCGCAGGATCTCCTCCACGGCCCGCCCGTCGTCGCGGGTGAGCAGATGCTCGTAGCGGGGCAGCTGGAACTTCAACGCGGGAGTCGACGCGGCGAACTGACCACGCGGATCGGCGAAGATGGCGGCGCGCAGCCGCAGCGGGTGCGGGGCGCCGAGCACCACCAGCCGGCGGACCAGGTTGGGGTGGAAGGACGCCACCGTCCAGGCGATCATCCCGCCGGCGCCGGTGCCGACCACCGTCGCCGAGCGCTCGCCCAGGGCACGGATCAGCCCGGCGACGTCGGCCGCGAGGGTGTAACCGTCGTACCCCCGAGGTGGTTTGTCGCTGGCGCCGTAGCCGCGCAGATCCATGGCGACGGCGCGGAAGCCTGCGTCGGCGACCGCGGGCAGCATCTGCTGCCAGGCCCACCAGTGCTCGGGGAAGCCGTGCAGGAAGAGCACCATCGGGCCGGTGCCCGCCTCGACGACGTGGAACCGGCTGCCGTTGGCGCCGACGAACCGGTGCGTCCACGGCCCCTCGGTGAGGACGCAGGACTCGTCGACGGCATCGCCACGCTGCTCGGTCATGACCGACAGCCTATGACCCCGGTGCCGGTCGCTCGGCGCGGCGCCGGTGAGCGGTCAACCGACCGGGCTGATCTTCAGGATGCTGCGCGGGATCCCCGGGCCGCAGTCCACGCCGTCCGGTGCGGGGCCGGTGGTCACCCGTACCCAGGTGCCGGTGGCGAAGGTGCCCTTGCCGGTGCCGTGCAGCGCGTACTCCCGGCCGTCGTCGGTGACCAGGGTGTAGCACGGGCCGCTGCCGCCGTGGCTGAGCCGGCCGGCCAGCACGTTGGCCCGGCGCAGCTCGGTCGGCTGGCTCGGTGGTGCCGTCGGGGTGCCGATCAGGGGCGGCTCGGTGGGTGAGCGCGTGGCACCGGTGCGCCCGTCGGGCGGCTGGCCGGTCGTGCCGCCGGTGGCGTCGCCGGTCGGGCCGGGGCCGGCGTTCTCCTCGGCCGGCGGGCTGCCCGCGCCGGTGGGGCTCTGCTCGGCGGTCACGGTGCCTCCGTTCGGGTCGCCGCACCCGGCCAGCACCAGCAGAGCGGCGAGGCAGGCCGTCGGCACGCGGGCGCGAAGGGTGGTGGGCACGACGGTACGACGTGCGCACCGTCGCGCCGGTTCCCCGTGGTGCGACGGTGATGCCCCGGGCAGATGAACTGCCCGGGGCATCACGTGGCTACCTCAGTGGGTCAGGAGAAACGGACCCTGGTGTAGATGCCGTCCTGCTCCAACACCCTGATCTTGGTGCCGGTGGCCGGGAGCTTGACGCCGTGGTTCGGCAGCTCCGCGTACCAGTACTGCTTGGTGTCGTCGAACAGTGGCTGCGCCGCCTGGCCGCGGATGTACTGCGGCTGGCTGTTGAGGTGCAGCGTGAACGAGTCCGCCTTCTTCAGGCTGAACGGCGCGTCGTAGACCTGGATCCGGGCCCGCCAGGGCTGCCCGGTCAGGTTGTAGATCGGCCGCGGGTGGGCATCGATGATCAGGTTCCGGCCCTCGCCCGGGTGCGCGAACGTGTCGTTGTCCGCCCACCGGGTGTTCCAGTACGAGATCAGCAGACCCTCCTGGTACGCGTAGTGGTCCACGTAGTCCGGCCTGGTGTTGGCGTACCCGAAGAAGTACGGGCCGGTCTTGAGGTACTTGTCGTAGGAGATGTACTGCCGGGTGCCCGCGATGTAGTAGTTCGCGAACTTCCGGGTATACGTCTCCTCGACCACCTCGAACCCGCCGGCCAGCGTCCACCCGGTCGCGCCGTCCTCGGCACCGTCGGTGAAGACCGTCTCGCCGTCGGCGGTCAGGGTGACCGCGTCACCGAAGAAGCCGCCCTCGGAGACGGCGCCGTCGGTCTGGTAGCGCAGGCGGAACCCGACGGTGTTGCCGACCACCGCGTCCAGCGGGATCTCGATGTCGACCCACTCGTCGTCCGAGCTGCCGTCCAGCGCGAACCGGCCGGGGGAGACCTCCTTCAACGGCTGACCGTCGACCGTGCCGGGCTGCGGCGTCCACGTCTGCCCGCCGTCGGTGGAGGTCTCGAAGAAGAGGTAGTCGTAGTCCTCCTCGATGCTGTAGCGGCCCTTCAGCGACAACGTGGCCGAGGAGTTCCCGGTCAGGTCGAACGTCCGGGTCAGGGTGCTGTTGAGGTCGTCACCGTTGCCGGAGAAGAACTGCTTGGTGCCCTCGTACGGCGTGCCGTTGTCGAAGGTGTACTCCCGCTCGGGCAGCACCACCACGGCGGCCTGGGCCTCGTTGGTGTTGTACTCCTGCGGGCCGAGGACCAGCGTCCGTTGCTGCCCGGCCACGATCACCTCGTAGTCGAGCCAGCCGAGCTGGAGCTTGTTCCAGGCGCCCAGGTCACCGCCGCGCTCGCCGATGCCGCCGTCGTTCTTGGCGCCGAGCCGGCTCTGCGCCATCAGCGTCCAGTGCTCGTTGTTGTTGTCGCCGCCACTGAGGACGTTGTAGTCGTCCGGCAGGCCGAGGTCGTGGGCGTACTCGTGGTAGAAGACGCTGCGACCGCCGTTCTCCGGCTGGATGGTGTAGTCGCCGATCCAGATGCCGGTGTCGCCGATCTGGGTGCCGCCGGCCAGGAAGTTCGGCGGGCCGGTGCGGCCCTGGTCGGACGCGTACGCGTACCAGCGGTGGCTCCAGATGGCGTCCTCGCCGTAGATCGGGTCGCCGTCGGCCATGTCGCCACCGGCGTGCACGATCTGGAAGTGGTCGATGTAGCCGTCGGGCTCGTTGAAGTTGCCGTCACCGTCGTGGTCGTAGCGGTCCCACTGGTCCATCGCCCGGACGTCGGCGGCGATCTCCTCGTCGGACCGGCCGGCGGCCTTCTGGTCGGCCACCCACTGGTTGGCCGCGTCGCGCACCAACGCCCAGACGTTGGAGCAGACGATCGAGCCGCACGGGTAGCCGCTGGAGCGGCCGTAGCGGGCCTGGTTGTAGTTCACCTTGACCCAGTCGGTGACCACGCCGTCGACGCTGTAGCGGCCCGAGGACTGGGCCTCGTAGTACTGCTTCACCGACTCGTCACCGGGGCCGGTGCCGAAGTAGAGCTGCCGGAAGTGGTCGGCGTCGTAGTCCGGCTGCCAGACGGTGGAGTTGTCCACCGCGCGGTCCGGCTCGGGGATCTCGTTGTGCAGCGGCCCGTCGAACCGGATCGGGCCGGCAGTGTCCGGGTCGGTGTCCTGGTCGGGGTAGTCCGGGTGCCGCTCGTTGCCGAACTCCGCGAGGATCACGAAGATCCGGTCGGTCTTCTCCCGGGACAGCTCGACGTACTGCTTCTCAGTCGGTCCCTTGCCGCGCTTGGTGGTCTTGGCGTCGCGGCCGGCCTTACCGCCACGGATGGCCCGGTCGCCGACCTTGACCACCGTGCTGCCGTTGATCCGCTCCGCGGTGGCCCGGCCCGAGAGCACCTCGCTCAGGCCCTCCTGACGCAGGGCGCGACGCTTCTCCTCCAGTGGGTTCGGCAGGTCGTGTTCGGCGTGGGCGGGCTCCGCGGCCGACTGGGCGGCCGCCGGGGTCTCCGTCGACGGCGCGGCGGTGGCGGATGCGCCGACCGTCAGCCCTGTCGCCGTCAACGAGAGCCCGAGCAGACCCACTGCGACTTTCCGCACGTGGTACCTCCGGATTGAGGGAACCGGCCCGTCGGGGGTTGTGGGCCGGAGAAAACGGCCCCCGTGAATGGGGCCAATGGTGAACTTAGGCACTGCTGGGGCTGGTGGGAAGAGTTCCACGCCGATTTGTTGCAGATAATTGTTGGGAGGCGTTTTCACTGTCACACGTCGGCCGCTCGCCGAGCCCCGCCGA
This is a stretch of genomic DNA from Micromonospora sp. WMMD1082. It encodes these proteins:
- a CDS encoding SseB family protein encodes the protein MTDWEPATEAEAALRDALRGSDQQLYFRILASIELLLPVSAQAAAGRAPVGWGTWTTGGRTHVLAFTSAEAMRACLGEHAGPSRRTGYAELAAGWPNHEWWLAVNPGLPVEGYLPAWYVSQLSRGDVRLPGRTAGARARLERVEALNRSREVGLGVPPPAAPTPPAAPPPVPPVPAATVAPEPRPPGLRPGRPAAPAPAPPVVPAAFHLPEVPAVTPGAVGGPHRQPPLSRAPGHPAPAVPDSVPSSDGSRPGADVGRPAGRGGLPPRRPVPGRGDEPPAPGQGWPMTPERSRPPANGRPAESGGEQTGHRSFFEPAAGRSARGADRSAERAAPPSRFPGGQPFPRRGSAGGPASEGQPRAFVFTENDQSTARPEPGAEAHPPLPPPDGSARPLRVSTPAGWAAPDGGNPTAGGGEAAPGLPVRRPTDGAEEEPSPSVAETLSEPPTPRRGFTPIVIEGTIIEARDLTLANGAAQRPQQPGGETTAHGPGGTATRAGVPPLHPAPEGTGAAADPRVEPAPGPTSEPTVRIPTAGSAPTAESAPTVAAQTAAPSVAARTAEPSVAARTARAEPTVPFPTAIPEPTVPVATAAPEPTIPLRAAAPEPTVAVRTVTAEPATAPGAPSGVPPAGTAEATTPTAPSASAEPTTPTAAPAPAGTTTPPTAGAPEAPLPSAPVSSGRAPSSAATAAPAAAPPFEPANGVEEDLLGAADAGNTDTFLSTLLLARVLMPVAADSAPGSRPGDPGFVWPTVDLDGQTFVVVFTSPQRLADHTDPAAETVQVRFVQLIRRWPDTSWWFAVNPGTPVGAKLPGEQIVGLANWAAELGLGDETEGEPEPPAEATAPASSPRKAGPAADPARPIVMQKAIAPSQLGYYLERGYDRVSGFVHRASELAHLTTPATLYQALGLSHPQSPFAPDAEQIYVLRWPAYRPSLYRIPYGGQSEAAMRAMEGWVIERPPFRGNGFAPGESSDVLAEFKVDSVRLPHGAQLLCLDAAGTERLVAVLDADTLSWREVGER
- the rarD gene encoding EamA family transporter RarD, which translates into the protein MTPLRLGYLYGLGAYLLWGFFPLYFKLLRPAGPLEILAHRVVWSVAFVALLLAAMRNIGLLRALLRRPRALAGIGAAAALIAVNWFTYIYGVNSDRVVETALGYFINPLVVVLLGVLVLRERLRPAQWAALGVGALAVAVLTVDYGRPPYLALVLAFTFGGYSLAKKRLALPAAEGLFVESAVLSLPALVFLGWLGATGGATFGHVSTGHTALLVLAGALTAIPLLLFAGAANRLPLTALGMLQYVAPILQLGCGVLIFHEPMPPARLAGFALVWLALIVFTADALRHARQARRPRLDAAVGSPGAVPAPR
- a CDS encoding GNAT family N-acetyltransferase, whose amino-acid sequence is MFTLTRDDGYTISTDAARLDLDLVHTWLSTDAYWALGRDRDTVARGFAGSIGFGAYRPTDGRQVAVARVITDRATFGYLCDVYVDRAERGRGLGTWLAAAVRDHLAELGVRRILLATNDAHALYAKIGFAGVLADRWMELDRRDLAVSPLTSKEQQAR
- a CDS encoding immune inhibitor A domain-containing protein, which codes for MGLLGLSLTATGLTVGASATAAPSTETPAAAQSAAEPAHAEHDLPNPLEEKRRALRQEGLSEVLSGRATAERINGSTVVKVGDRAIRGGKAGRDAKTTKRGKGPTEKQYVELSREKTDRIFVILAEFGNERHPDYPDQDTDPDTAGPIRFDGPLHNEIPEPDRAVDNSTVWQPDYDADHFRQLYFGTGPGDESVKQYYEAQSSGRYSVDGVVTDWVKVNYNQARYGRSSGYPCGSIVCSNVWALVRDAANQWVADQKAAGRSDEEIAADVRAMDQWDRYDHDGDGNFNEPDGYIDHFQIVHAGGDMADGDPIYGEDAIWSHRWYAYASDQGRTGPPNFLAGGTQIGDTGIWIGDYTIQPENGGRSVFYHEYAHDLGLPDDYNVLSGGDNNNEHWTLMAQSRLGAKNDGGIGERGGDLGAWNKLQLGWLDYEVIVAGQQRTLVLGPQEYNTNEAQAAVVVLPEREYTFDNGTPYEGTKQFFSGNGDDLNSTLTRTFDLTGNSSATLSLKGRYSIEEDYDYLFFETSTDGGQTWTPQPGTVDGQPLKEVSPGRFALDGSSDDEWVDIEIPLDAVVGNTVGFRLRYQTDGAVSEGGFFGDAVTLTADGETVFTDGAEDGATGWTLAGGFEVVEETYTRKFANYYIAGTRQYISYDKYLKTGPYFFGYANTRPDYVDHYAYQEGLLISYWNTRWADNDTFAHPGEGRNLIIDAHPRPIYNLTGQPWRARIQVYDAPFSLKKADSFTLHLNSQPQYIRGQAAQPLFDDTKQYWYAELPNHGVKLPATGTKIRVLEQDGIYTRVRFS
- a CDS encoding WXG100 family type VII secretion target; its protein translation is MSQTQAEAAVMQQTAAKFEQTDQSLQSMLSGLLAQLEVLQQAWRGAGGRSFEQVKQQWAQDQASLQQALRETAGAIRTAGTQYDASDTEAAGRMAATNRGGIQLPL
- the mycP gene encoding type VII secretion-associated serine protease mycosin, producing MFRCAPRPVLATLGPVVAALLAEPTAAVFAAPAGAAPTCASPPVPVRSVSAAPWPQQRYAPERLAPLASGAGVTVAVVDSGVDPRHPQLAGRVLAGTDLLDPGGDGRLDCVGHGTGVASIIAAAPRDGIAFRGLAPKARILPVRVSEQQVVDGRGTERSVPPEDFGRAIRWAVDHGAAVVNLSVVLYADHPAVRAAVAYALSRDVVVVAAAGNLHGNGNPLPYPAAYDGVLGVGAIGADGVRADFSQTGAHVDLVAPGTDVLIAAPGQGHHRAEGTSYAVPFVAATAVLLRQYRPDLTAAEVARRIVSTADPAPGGGHGAGVLNPYRAVTEAGGGPSRRSQPVTALADDRPDPALLARQDRRATARERALLLATVGLLVVAAVAVTALVVPRGARRRWRPADSD
- a CDS encoding WXG100 family type VII secretion target is translated as MEHGVLVVNFAALQQASADIQRALNTLDSQLGQLERDAAPLVASWSGEAQQAYEQRQARWRNASRDLQAMLRDIKLAVDESAADYLDTEKRNAGLFR
- a CDS encoding DUF5818 domain-containing protein, with the translated sequence MPTTLRARVPTACLAALLVLAGCGDPNGGTVTAEQSPTGAGSPPAEENAGPGPTGDATGGTTGQPPDGRTGATRSPTEPPLIGTPTAPPSQPTELRRANVLAGRLSHGGSGPCYTLVTDDGREYALHGTGKGTFATGTWVRVTTGPAPDGVDCGPGIPRSILKISPVG
- a CDS encoding alpha/beta hydrolase codes for the protein MTEQRGDAVDESCVLTEGPWTHRFVGANGSRFHVVEAGTGPMVLFLHGFPEHWWAWQQMLPAVADAGFRAVAMDLRGYGASDKPPRGYDGYTLAADVAGLIRALGERSATVVGTGAGGMIAWTVASFHPNLVRRLVVLGAPHPLRLRAAIFADPRGQFAASTPALKFQLPRYEHLLTRDDGRAVEEILRRWGGDRWVSGSDFAGYARRYREAMRIPQAAFCALEGYRWAFRSVLRLHGYRFVKLMQRPLAAPTLQLHGALDLASLPRTAQGSGRYVSAPYEWRLLDGVGHFPHLETPELVLGEILRWAKS
- a CDS encoding phage holin family protein, with product MGFLKGLLIRVGATAVAFWLATLVIPGISLDADSVTETVLTLLLVAVIFGVVNAVLQPIIKTVGCAFYLLTLGLIALVVNGLLFLLTGWIADQVGLPFDVDGFWPAAVLGALFVGIVTWILGAILDRD